TCCACGACGGGCGACGGCGTGAGCTGGGCGAGCGTATCGTAGAGCCCGGCGATGCGCGTCCAGTCCGTCTCGGCCGGGGTACGCGCCCGCGCGTGGCAGGCGGCGATCGAGGCCTGGAGCGCGTACGGGCCGAGGGCGCCGCCGAATTCCTCGGCGCGCTCGAGGGCCGCGAGACCACGACGGATGAGAAGCTGATCCCAGCGCCCGCGGTCTTGGTCGAGCAACAAGATGGGCTCTCCCGTCGGGCCGACTCGCGCGCCCGCGCGCGACGCCTGGATTTCCATCAGCGCGACAAGACCGTGGACCTCCGACTCATGGGGCACGAGCTCGGCCAGGATACGGCCGAGGCGGAGGGCATCCTCGCAGAGCGCGGGTCGCATCCAGTCGTCGCCGGCCGTCGCCGCGTAGCCCTCGTTGAAGACGAGGTAGATGACCTGGAGCACCGAGGACAGGCGGGCGGCGAACTCGGTCCCGCGGGGGACCTCGAAGGGGACGCGCGCCTCGGCGAGGGTCCGTTTGGCCCGGACGATGCGCTGGGCGACCGTCGGCTCCGAAACGAGGAACGCCCGCGCGATCTCCTCGGTCGTCAGGCCCCCGAGCAAGCGGAGCGTGAGCGCGACACGCGCTTCGGTGGAGAGCGCGGGATGGCAGGCGATGAACACGAGGCGCAGAAGATCGTCGCCGACAGGATCGTCGATGGCGGCGTCCAGATCCGGCTCGGCGGTCGCCTGCAGGGCCTCGAGCTCGTGACCGAGCTCCGCATGCTTCCGCTCGAGTCGCTTGTTTCGTCGGAAGGAATCGATCGCGCGGTGTTTGGCGGTGGCCATGAGCCAGGCGCCCGGGTTGTCCGGGACGCCCGACTTCGGCCAAGTCTCGAGGGCGGCGACGAGAGCATCCTGCGCGAGGTCCTCGGCAAGGCCGACGTCGCGCACGATTCGCGCGAGGCCGGCGATGAGCCTTGGCGACTCGATCCTCCAGACCGCATCGATCGCGCGATGTGTATCGGTAGCCGTCACGGCCAACGATCACACCATCTTCAGCCTGCCGATGCAAGAGGAGGCGCCGCGACCGCGCGCGGCGCCATCAGAGTCGAGCTATTTTTTCGTCCCGACACCCATCTCGCGAAAGCGTTCCACCGCCTCGCTCGAGCCGAAGTCGTCCAGCTCGAACAATTGGCGCACTTCGATCTCGCCCTCCTTGCCATCCACGGCGGGATTGGGAAAGCGCCTGGCCCATTCCATCGCCTCTTCCCTCGACTTCACCTGAATCAGCGTGTAGCCGGCGATCAGCTCCCTCGCCTCGGTGAATGGCCCGTCGGTAAGGGTGCGCTTCTCTCCGGAGTACTTGATGCGCCAGCCCTTCGAGCTCGCCTGGAGTCCGGAGGCGTCAAGCAGAACGCCAGCCTTCTGCAGCTCCTCGTGGTACTTCGCCATGGCCGCAAGGAGCTCTTCTCTCGGCATGACGCCGGCTTCCGAGTCCTTGGTGGCCTTCACAATGATCATGAATCGCATCGCCGTTCTCCTCTTGGTATCGAGCGCCCTGCGCGGCTCCGCGACTACCGCTTCGCCGTCCCTTGCGCGCGCAAGCGCTCCTCTTGCTC
Above is a genomic segment from Candidatus Eisenbacteria bacterium containing:
- a CDS encoding RNA polymerase sigma factor, which translates into the protein MTATDTHRAIDAVWRIESPRLIAGLARIVRDVGLAEDLAQDALVAALETWPKSGVPDNPGAWLMATAKHRAIDSFRRNKRLERKHAELGHELEALQATAEPDLDAAIDDPVGDDLLRLVFIACHPALSTEARVALTLRLLGGLTTEEIARAFLVSEPTVAQRIVRAKRTLAEARVPFEVPRGTEFAARLSSVLQVIYLVFNEGYAATAGDDWMRPALCEDALRLGRILAELVPHESEVHGLVALMEIQASRAGARVGPTGEPILLLDQDRGRWDQLLIRRGLAALERAEEFGGALGPYALQASIAACHARARTPAETDWTRIAGLYDTLAQLTPSPVVELNRAVALAMAFGPAAGLEIVDALTSEPSLQGYHLLPSVRGDLLAKLGRFKEARVEFERAASITRNTRERNLLLGRAAACARGSAPPQPG
- a CDS encoding YciI family protein, which codes for MRFMIIVKATKDSEAGVMPREELLAAMAKYHEELQKAGVLLDASGLQASSKGWRIKYSGEKRTLTDGPFTEARELIAGYTLIQVKSREEAMEWARRFPNPAVDGKEGEIEVRQLFELDDFGSSEAVERFREMGVGTKK